Genomic segment of Colletotrichum destructivum chromosome 5, complete sequence:
GTCGCTTTTCTTTCGACCATGAGTCACATTACCAGCCATGTCCTTGGCATTTTCAATCTTCAGGCTAAATTTCGGCTCGTCAGTACTGGTTTCTGGGGCCTCTGCTTCATGGCGAGCATTCTCTGGAGTGCCTTTACTTTCTCTCTGGACGATCCAGCGAGGCAAGGTCTACTCAGATTTCCTACGGTTTGCATCATCGGCTTCATCCCCCatgttcttgttcttggggGGATTATCGTCTGCCTGATCATATACCTACTTGCTCTTGGTCTCGCCGCTCTCGGACAAACAGGCCAGAGACTCACTCTTCGAGAACGATTAGCCCAAGCCCACGGGAACATGCAAGCCAACCTTTCAGTCTCTGACATCCGCGTCAGCATGGAAATGGACTTCTACACAGCCTTGCTACGAACTGGCTTCGGCGCTATTACCATGGCAAGCGAAGCCGTTTACCTGAACGAAGACAGAGACGTTGTTATGCGGCCCCATACGTGGCTCGAGGAGGAAAGGTATCAAGAACTCGAGGAACTGCAGACGCAATGGATCGCAGCTGGCGCCACCGACTCCCATTACGACACGATAGGAACCATCGGCCTAGTGCCAGTGAAAGAAGATCACATTTTGACTACCAACGGTTATGCTCGCGAACGAGCAGCACAGAAGGTGCCCAAGTCCCGGTCAGGGGAGCGACGCCTGAGGGATGGTGTCGGCGCTGCGGAAAGAAGCGGCAGATGGCTAATGGCGTTGGATTTCCTCATGAACATCAACAGGCTGATATTCCGGACCTGGGCCACAGCCATGCTGAAAATCTTGTCCAAGATCGGCATCCGCCATCCAAAGTTCCTGCTTTGGGTTATTCGTCGACCAAAGCTGACCAATGACACGAAGAGTACGAATACTGGAGGCCGTGTACACCCACTTGCAGACTCTGTCGAGGCGTCCCTCAATATACCCAGGATCGATGGTGTTGACGTCGAGTCCGAGTTCAGACAACAAGCGTGGAGTGTTAGTCAGAGCTGGGCTCCTGTCGACGAGGCTGATCTCGACTCGAAGCTCTACGGGTGGTGGCTCGGAGGAGGCTGGTGGGGTACAAAAGACAACAGCGGCGAATACCAACCACCCGTGTctggcgacgaagacggcgacgacgatacCACCAGCGTTTTGTCCTTTAGTACCAACGATGAGAGAGAATGGGAGTCGGAAGGGGATGGGCAAAGAACGCCTACGCAGTCCAGGTCCTGGGTGTCCCGGGAAGCTACACCAATGCCCGAGGATTCACTTCAATTGTCGGACTTGGCACGCCTGCTGCATCCCAGCAACccggaggagagagaggaggcgTACGCCCTAGCTGCTCACCTGGCCAGCGACAGAATCATGACCCGATCTCAGTATCGCAGATCACAGCAGCTACAGAGAACGAGGATCTTACAACCAGCCGGGCGGACCAGCCGTGCCACGACGCGGCTGGCCAAGATGACGCCGGACGAGGAGTCCCAACGCTTGGAGCAGTTGTTACTATCTCGCCGCGCCCAACCTACGCGCCCCGTGGACGGTGCATCGACATGGGCAGAAGGGGCTGCTGGCCTCGGACCGGATGGCCCGCAATGTGTTGTCTGCCAGAGTTCTCCTCGCACCATCATCGTGTGGCCTTGCCGCTGCCTGAGCTTGTGTGATGACTGTCGCGTGTCTCTTGCTATGAACAACTTTGACAAGTGTGTCTGCTGTCGCAGAGAAGTCATCAGTTTCAGCAGGATTTATGTCCCTTGAGTCCTAGAGGGGTGGATGATGAGACGGCCATGAAGGCTACCGGGGAGATTTTTAAACCAGGGCTGCGGTACTCAACCCACGAAGAGTTTTGTAGGCGTTTTTGGCTTTCTGGCACGTTGTCGTTTCACTAGAGTCGGGGGTATTTTAATTGGCGAGGCATTTATTGTACAGAAATTCTAGGCAAAACATCATGCGGCGGCACCTGTTGTTGATGGTCATCCTGGGTCCAAAATCTACTCTACATCCCAGCCCATTCAACACAAAACGCGCGCACCCGTTTCGCCGATTCATCCATGGATGGAACCTCGCCGCCAAATAAGAAACCCTTCTTGACCGATGTGCCCAAGCGACCGCTGCCAACAACATCAAGCATGGGTATTTTTTCGTCCCAGGCGTAGTTTGTGGCGAGGAAGTGAGCATGGTATCTTAGTGGGTCACCAGGATAGACACTATAGTCGGCGCCGAACCGCAAACCAGGCGTCATAAAGTATCCCTTTGATTGCAAGTGTCGATGCAGAGCGCCGGCAGCAGGCAGACGCACGGCGTCACGCGCACCGCGCCCCGGTGTTTGCAACCCGCAGCTTGTTGTTGGCGTGACCGTCAAGGACAAATTGACATCGGCAGGATCGCGAGATTTACCACGACTGTCGTGCGCGGGCGTTCCTGGGGAAAACAAACCGAACAGGCCATCAGCTTCTGGGGCGGCAGGAGATGCCATGGCGCCCTTCGCCCTCCGCGTCTGTTCGGTCGCTGCCTTCTTGACATGATCCTCGGCCAATAGCTTCTGAGCCTTGTGACGGCGGTCCTTTAGAAGTGCAATGTATCCCTGACGGGTAGCTTTGTCCGAGGAGCGAAGCGACAACAAGTGGTGTGAagtctcgtcgacgagacggcctaccttcttctcgacgagcACGCTGGCCTCCTCCGGAAGTAGCTCAAGCGGCAGACTCAAGAACACATTTTGTGTTGGATTCTGGGGTGTGGTTCCCACCAACACGGAGCAGATATTGTGATCGCGCCTGATTACGGCCACGTCATGAGCGTCGAAGACGAGATAGCGGTCTGCGATCTTGGAGATGCGCACCACAGGGACCTTTGTAGCATTTGACGTCGCCATTTTGTTTTCCTGCTTTGCAACCTGCCCCAATAATTCTTGATACGGCTTTGTCCCTGCAAATCGCGAATGTTAGCAATTGCTGATGTGAACCTGGTATTCAAGAATGGGAGGGAAATGATGCGGGAGCAAAAGAATCATATTATGTTAATGAAAGAGATATCGTCACAGAGTGTCAGTGGATTGACAGATTGATTGAGATTACAAGTTTAATCATATGAGCTCTAGGGAGAGGAAACAGAAAAGAGGTTGGTGAGTGACTTACCCTGGCGCTGAAATGCTGTTGGAGTCaggaaaagaaagggcaGATTGAAATTTTGGAGAGATCGGACTTTTGGATACGTTGATGGTGGGGCAAGGCGGTCAGGCCACTAGCAAACCCTCCTTCTTAGCAAAGTGTGGCGGTGTTGCTGTGGCTGTGGACTTCTACCCAACCCTTCACGCTTGCGTCACAGCTCGGAGGGAATATTTCAAAAGTTGCCTACGATTACAGCTTCAGTGGTACTCGGTTGGGTACTCGGGTTTCATTGAGTACCGGATTTATTGCACAACAAGTCCTCAGGGTAGCTTCAGAGATCGTTCCAGACATCAGAGCACGGGAGGCTTCCATCGGCATCGCAGTCAAGGCCCGCGCATTTAAAATGGCACATCATTTTATTAGGCGCGTAATTCATGGTTCATTGGAGTTTTCATTGACAACAAGTGCCTATGATTCAAAAGTCCAGTTTCTCTCCCTTCTTTCTATCATCCTTCGCCCCCTtatcttcctcttcatcaagcAATGGAGGCAATACAAATGGCTTGAAGATGAGGCCGCTCGAGCTACTCAACCTGAATGACAGATTTTCCCGAGACGAGTGTCCTTCCAagcctccccctctctcgtTATAGACCGGAAGGCTGTGTACCTTCAACATGCCCTGCACCACATCTTCCGACTTGATATTCGGCTGCATATGTACTTTCCGTGGCAAAGGGAGCATTTCGAACGTTCCGTCACACAGAAGCTCCATCCATCTCGTGAAACCTGTGGACCGTGGAAACAGGGACGTCGAAAGCGATATTATGGCTGTTAGCCTTCCGCAATGATGGCGCAACAGCGCTCGCAACTTGTGCAAGAACTGAAGTGCATCTGCCGGCCGGCAAACTGACGAGCCATACAGCGCGGGTGATAGAAGACTTGGGACCAAGATCCGATGGATGatcccaggcggcgacgCTTCCAGCTTCGTTGAGACATTGGCAATGAAAGTATCTAAAGGCGACGAGCTAACCGATCCTTGGGGTTGTACCCAGCCCATGGCGGCCATTGACGGCGTAGCATGGAGTTCGCCCTTGATATCACTGGGTTGCAAGCGCTTCCCGAGGTCGAATGTGTGGCAAAAGGCTTCAGAGCTATTCTTGGGATCGCTTTTCACCTCTGGGTCCAGTCACGACAGGTCAGTGCCCCTAGTCGTGAATGCGAACTCGAATACCGGAAGGGGACATACCTTGGTCCGCATCATTCCCCAGGCCTTCATATCTCCACGCAATCTTCATTTTCTCCCCCGATCCCGAGATTGgcttgcttcttcttgagccACTGGCCTTCCCAAGACCGGGAAGCTCGCCTTTCCATGCCTCGCTCGGTCCAAGTACATGTACTTGATGGCCCTGTACGAGACCCTCTGCGGCATAATATCTGAGAAGAACACCTGCAAAGTCAGTCGTTCCGGACTCCTCGACAAGCAGACTGGACCCGAGTGGCAGGCCTGCGTATCCTGCCAGAAGTTGGTCGAGAGATGCTGTCCCTGTCGATGTCGTAGGTCGGCCATCGAGAGGCGACGATCGGACTCCCGCCGGAGGCAGTACTTCCTGTTTGGGGGTAATCGGTTCTCTTGCCGGGCCTCTAGCGGATGAACCAAGAACGACGTTCTTCTTCCTGAACGACATGGCGCGACAAGCTTGTCTGCAGCGAACTGAGTGCCGAACTTTGCGTCTGCTCCGGTGAATGCACGCCGTCTTTTGCGGATGGGCTCAAAGCTACCAAGTTCGTGCAGGTGCCTGCGATTGCGTCAGAACGGACTCGCATGCATGACATCAAGAGAGCCCTTGCTTACTCACTTTACAAGATTCAAATCAAAGCCAATAGTCAAATTAAAAAGAGGTATATGAGAGGAGGGAAGGTTGCTCCAAAGAAAATACCAGTAAGACAAGTGGTTAGGACGAGATAGCGACGTCCTTAATGCTTCTTCTACTCCAACGCAATGTCGCTGAAGAGGGCAGGTGGGGGCGGGGAGCATCACTAACAAAATTTTGAGCCACGCCCGCGGTACGTACTTCAGCCCCATTGGGGTTTCAATTGCTTACTATGCTGGATAAGTCCATCTCTTTGGATTTTTTCCTAGAGCTTCCTGCCGTATCCCGCATCCCCGATTTTGACCTGAAGCTTCTGCGCAGGCAACTACTAAGTACCTTTCAAGATCCGAACTCCTGCGACAGTGAACCTCGAATTTCTTGCCTTGAAGGCATTGTACGAAACCCAACTCGCAAGCATgtccggcagcggcgatgTGACCCTCTTCGAAGAGTCCTTTACTGTTACCAACTACGATCAGTCCAAGTACGATCGAGTTGCCCGAATCTCCGCTACTTCGACAGACAACCAGACTCTCATGACTCTTGACATCAACATCGAGCTATTCCCTGCTTCCGTTTCTGACAGTCTGCACGTGGTCTTGGCTACTTCCCTAGCCCACGACGGGagcaaggacgacgagaagggATGGAGGGACGTCACTAAAGGGAACCAAGACCGGGAGCCCACGCTCGCCGACATGTTTGACTACGTCTGCTACGGAAAGATTTACAAGTtcgaggatgccgatgatggccagACCATGTTAGTGCTCGCGGCGAATGCTCGGTGGTTGTTGATTTGGGAAACTAACGATGTTCTCATAACAGCAAGGCCTACGTCTCCTTTGGCGGTCTCTTGATGTCACTCGAGGGCCCCTACAAAAAGCTTACTCCCCTGAGAGTCGACTACGTCTATCTGTTGATCAAGAAATGATGAAGGGCCAGCTGGAATTGCCTACAATGGGCAGCCTGCAGCTTCGCTTCGTTCCATTCGGTCGCGCACGAAACCTGAGGCGACACAAAGTCCACCGAGCCGGATTATGTCCGAGAAGAATCGAGAACTGGGATGTTGTCAGAGTTGAGGGCGTTCAGGAAGAGTACAGAATCGGCGTGTTGGTCTGTTGACGATATCCTCCGTCCTCGGCTGTCTGGTCGGCTCAGCCGTTGATGGCCCCTAAAGATGGGTCCTGGTTATGCGGCCCAGGGAAGGGAAGTCTTCGGTGGATTCTTCGTACGATATGATCGTATTCAGGTTCATTGGCTCTGGTCAGGATGCCGTGGCGGATAAAAAAGTCGAGAATGACCAGCGCACAGTTGGGCTTCCACTTTCCGTTGGCCAACCCCTCCTGgacttcctcgacggtgCAGAGGCTgaactcggccacctcgccgtccttTGGCTGCGGCACAACGTCGTCGGGTAGCTCGAGATCATAAATCCATTGAACTTCGGGATAGATGAGCCCCTCCTCGCCTGCCTCTGCCTCGGTGATATAAATGTACGTtacgccgccgacgtgcTTGGCCTGGTGGCGAACCACCTGCTCCGGCAGGCTAGCTTCCTCGTCTGCCTCGCGGATTACGCACTCGAATGGGTCTTCGCCTGTCATCAGCCCACCAGCCACCGTGTTGTCCAGCATTCCGGGGAACGTCGACTTGGTTGGGGAGCGACGCGGAACCCAAATCTTGATACCGTGACTCGCATCTGGACAGCGCACAAAGCCCGTCATGTGAACGCCGTATCTCGTGACGCCAAACAATCCGGAGGCGGTCCTCTCAATATCGAAGAGAAGCtcgccatggcggccgtAAACAGGCCACAGCTCGTCGCGCCAGCCACGGAGGATGGGGAAGATGTCGTTGGTTCTCCAATAGCTGGACAGATCTGCCGCGATATTGCTGCGACTATCTAATGTCGGTCCTTGAAAGGCGCGAACGGTACGCTTCTCTGAGTTGACCTGGATCTCGCCCTTTAAGATGCCGGGTGCCTCGAGCAGCTTTTCCACCACCCTTGGCAAGACATACCCGATAGGCACCTCGCCCTCCGAATCATTCCAGACGAGGGTGTAGACAGACCCAGGAGTCTCAGTAGGCTGCGCATTGTCCTGCCCATATGGATACCTGTAACGTTGGTCAGCTGGGGGGCAGTCTTCACGAACAGGGGATTGACTCTTACGAGTCTACTTGGTCGATAAGCTCAATGTTGGAAAAAGTCTTCATCTTGTGGAGGTAATTTCTTCTCGCAATTCGGACGACTGCTTGGTGTATGTGGTGGGGTAAAAGCGTCCGTAACATGAAAGCTTTGGTGATGATTTAATTAGACGATCGTGTGACAGTTCATTTCTCCCTGCTTGATTGAACAAATATGTATGTCCTCAGGGCCGTATCGACATTGGGGTTACAGGCCGATTGCCTGAGATTCTCAACTTCCCCAGGCAACGGTTCGGGAAACTGCGTGCATGCATCTACCAAAGTGGCGGACCCGATAGAGTGATATGATTGGCTAACGCGACAGATGCTTCTCCCAGCGTCTGGGGCCTTCCTGCTGCCCTTCCCCCCACCTTCGAGCATGCCTCATATTTCACTCCTCGAATCATCATCAGCCTCACGTTCAGAAGATGAAAGCTCGAATTTGAACAGATTCaaccctcttctcttctgcAAAACACATTCTCGAAAGTTCTCATCTATCTCTCCGGGCactaccactaccaccaGAACAGCTCGTTAACAGGTCATATCTCGTTTTGTGTCTGCGACAATTCAACCAAGAGTTGTTCAAAGAACGACCGGCATACCGGCATCTTAGTTTCTTGAAATTCGTTCACCGCGACCCAGCCATCAATGTCTGGTCCTCTTTTCGGCATCGTTCCGGCCGGTCAGCCTCTGCTGACGGACCCAACATCGGCGCCCTCAGAAACCTCATTCCTCTACTCCATATCCGCTGCCCGGCCCTTCTCTCACGTCACagtgatgctgctgccgggCGTCGTCCTGCCCACGGACACCGCTGCAGCCATCTACTTCGCAACGGCTGCagatgtcgccgccgccgccgccacgggcCAAACGCCAAACTTCAAATTCCTTGGCGGTATAGGGACGGGTAAAGAAAGCGCCACCTTCAAGATCAATGCTGGGGGCAACTCGAACAATTGTGGCGCGGATCCCAATAACGGGAGTGTCATGATTGGCGTCTCCGTCGAGCCGGCCGAGTCAGTATTCTCGCGCATCCAAGAGCTCTCGGTGAACCGGTCATCGCAGTCAGGGGCTGCTTCCCAGCCGTCGACGCAGCTCTTGGCGCAGAACATCATCAAGAATGCCTTTAATTTCCTTGCGAGTTTCAGTGGCACAGCCGGCCCTGGTGGCGTCGAAGTTGTGCCGTTGAAAGCGTTCGAGGAGTGGTGGAAGAAGTTCGAGAGCCGTGTCAGATCCGATCCCAGTTTTCTCGAAAGACCGCAGGATTAATGCCGCCGATTCACGTCTATATAGTCATTCTAGCCGATACCCTCGAGAAAAGCCACTATTGTTGTTCATTCGAATGCTTATGAAATTTGTATCCAAAAGTCCGGCGAATTGAGGTTGCACAACGCCTGTATGCGGGAAAACAGCATCAATTCTGCAAAGGCTCAATGCTATAATGCCTCCCCAAAATGAAATAGTCTAAGCTACCCGTGGCACACGCCTGACAAGAACGCCTCAGAAGTGTCATCAAACCAGACCCTCAACAAGCTAGAATGCCTGGAGTCATCACCGTACCGAGAACGCCATCTTTGGAATCAtgaaaaagaagaataaaACACCGGTAGAAGAAACAAAACCTCTAATCCAATCGCTGCCCAGACATGCATAATGTTACACTGCATCGCAGGCaatctctctccctcactcCTCATCCAAAGGTTTCATCAGCGGGCTCTTCAACCGTGTTGGACTACCAGCACG
This window contains:
- a CDS encoding Putative Zinc finger, RING/FYVE/PHD-type gives rise to the protein MDTAQQPIALDNLGVWQNLSLWTADRLQYAVNVTKLAPSLEDLVWAGPRMIRKLTAHLHLPFPDSLEALGQRVIPEATGSGIMRTTDAATIAALSMDIPPPIGNPHGPGPGVLTDPDTAATSPNFSMEGAKGLGSVFSYATSKWALCCIAMAIVLNRTHIFAATRRRLRLTLPVRLLLRGLPVLLFLVQARGILRSIQCQTSPDFSELRWGNTSKSSELMFSQAGGFLHTMSSALLLGASDEVSCTTVGMVPVNIDDTSQDLRGSLSLLWPLFGTFCLSQFLETVSCAVQGRPVAAETGMTLFEHSLAFAEADAAISNQLGWGLFTQSQAAEAASSAGGTIAISRSMILRRVNTSPEVLLVAFLSTMSHITSHVLGIFNLQAKFRLVSTGFWGLCFMASILWSAFTFSLDDPARQGLLRFPTVCIIGFIPHVLVLGGIIVCLIIYLLALGLAALGQTGQRLTLRERLAQAHGNMQANLSVSDIRVSMEMDFYTALLRTGFGAITMASEAVYLNEDRDVVMRPHTWLEEERYQELEELQTQWIAAGATDSHYDTIGTIGLVPVKEDHILTTNGYARERAAQKVPKSRSGERRLRDGVGAAERSGRWLMALDFLMNINRLIFRTWATAMLKILSKIGIRHPKFLLWVIRRPKLTNDTKSTNTGGRVHPLADSVEASLNIPRIDGVDVESEFRQQAWSVSQSWAPVDEADLDSKLYGWWLGGGWWGTKDNSGEYQPPVSGDEDGDDDTTSVLSFSTNDEREWESEGDGQRTPTQSRSWVSREATPMPEDSLQLSDLARLLHPSNPEEREEAYALAAHLASDRIMTRSQYRRSQQLQRTRILQPAGRTSRATTRLAKMTPDEESQRLEQLLLSRRAQPTRPVDGASTWAEGAAGLGPDGPQCVVCQSSPRTIIVWPCRCLSLCDDCRVSLAMNNFDKCVCCRREVISFSRIYVP
- a CDS encoding Putative tRNA intron endonuclease, catalytic domain, tRNA endonuclease-like domain superfamily gives rise to the protein MATSNATKVPVVRISKIADRYLVFDAHDVAVIRRDHNICSVLVGTTPQNPTQNVFLSLPLELLPEEASVLVEKKVGRLVDETSHHLLSLRSSDKATRQGYIALLKDRRHKAQKLLAEDHVKKAATEQTRRAKGAMASPAAPEADGLFGLFSPGTPAHDSRGKSRDPADVNLSLTVTPTTSCGLQTPGRGARDAVRLPAAGALHRHLQSKGYFMTPGLRFGADYSVYPGDPLRYHAHFLATNYAWDEKIPMLDVVGSGRLGTSVKKGFLFGGEVPSMDESAKRVRAFCVEWAGM
- a CDS encoding Putative elongator complex protein translates to MSFRKKNVVLGSSARGPAREPITPKQEVLPPAGVRSSPLDGRPTTSTGTASLDQLLAGYAGLPLGSSLLVEESGTTDFAGVLLRYYAAEGLVQGHQVHVLGPSEAWKGELPGLGKASGSRRSKPISGSGEKMKIAWRYEGLGNDADQEVKSDPKNSSEAFCHTFDLGKRLQPSDIKGELHATPSMAAMGWVQPQGSVSSSPLDTFIANVSTKLEASPPGIIHRILVPSLLSPALYGSSVCRPADALQFLHKLRALLRHHCGRLTAIISLSTSLFPRSTGFTRWMELLCDGTFEMLPLPRKVHMQPNIKSEDVVQGMLKVHSLPVYNERGGGLEGHSSRENLSFRLSSSSGLIFKPFVLPPLLDEEEDKGAKDDRKKGEKLDF
- a CDS encoding Putative DNA-directed RNA polymerase I, II, and III subunit RPABC3, nucleic acid-binding protein, whose amino-acid sequence is MSGSGDVTLFEESFTVTNYDQSKYDRVARISATSTDNQTLMTLDINIELFPASVSDSLHVVLATSLAHDGSKDDEKGWRDVTKGNQDREPTLADMFDYVCYGKIYKFEDADDGQTIKAYVSFGGLLMSLEGPYKKLTPLRVDYVYLLIKK
- a CDS encoding Putative NUDIX hydrolase domain-containing protein, encoding MLRTLLPHHIHQAVVRIARRNYLHKMKTFSNIELIDQVDSYPYGQDNAQPTETPGSVYTLVWNDSEGEVPIGYVLPRVVEKLLEAPGILKGEIQVNSEKRTVRAFQGPTLDSRSNIAADLSSYWRTNDIFPILRGWRDELWPVYGRHGELLFDIERTASGLFGVTRYGVHMTGFVRCPDASHGIKIWVPRRSPTKSTFPGMLDNTVAGGLMTGEDPFECVIREADEEASLPEQVVRHQAKHVGGVTYIYITEAEAGEEGLIYPEVQWIYDLELPDDVVPQPKDGEVAEFSLCTVEEVQEGLANGKWKPNCALVILDFFIRHGILTRANEPEYDHIVRRIHRRLPFPGPHNQDPSLGAING
- a CDS encoding Putative Hikeshi-like domain, OPI10 family protein codes for the protein MSGPLFGIVPAGQPLLTDPTSAPSETSFLYSISAARPFSHVTVMLLPGVVLPTDTAAAIYFATAADVAAAAATGQTPNFKFLGGIGTGKESATFKINAGGNSNNCGADPNNGSVMIGVSVEPAESVFSRIQELSVNRSSQSGAASQPSTQLLAQNIIKNAFNFLASFSGTAGPGGVEVVPLKAFEEWWKKFESRVRSDPSFLERPQD